Proteins encoded by one window of Cyclobacteriaceae bacterium:
- a CDS encoding aminopeptidase P family protein: MRYKKINNELFKLNRKRLIKELKPGSVAVFNANDIMPTNADGTMRFRQNSDLFYLTGVDQEETILVVCPDYPDKKLREVLFVRETNEQIATWEGHKLTKEEAREVSGIETILWTSDFQRVFNTMMVMGGVEHVYLNTNEHYRADVLVESRDSRFIKWCKEKYPLHQYTRIAPLMSKLRAVKSRYELEQMQEACNITEKAFRRILKFVKPGVKEYEIEAEFVHEFVRNGSRGFAYEPIIASGANSCVLHYIENNKVCKSGDVLLLDVGAEYANYNADMTRTIPVSGKFTKRQKDVYNAVLQVKRTAYKLLRPGTVYFDYHKEVQRVMESELLKLKLIDKTDLKNQKPERPVVMKYFMHGTGHHLGLDVHDTGNMFDKMKEGMVWTVEPGIYIKEEGLGIRLENNVVITKSGVQDLMKNIPIEADEIEDLMNSK, encoded by the coding sequence ATGCGCTACAAAAAAATCAACAATGAACTTTTTAAGTTAAACCGTAAACGACTGATCAAGGAATTGAAACCCGGATCGGTTGCTGTGTTTAATGCCAACGACATTATGCCCACCAATGCCGATGGCACCATGCGCTTCAGGCAAAATAGTGATTTGTTTTACTTGACTGGTGTCGACCAGGAAGAAACAATTCTGGTCGTGTGTCCGGATTATCCGGATAAGAAACTGCGCGAAGTGTTGTTCGTACGCGAAACTAATGAGCAGATCGCAACCTGGGAAGGTCACAAGCTAACGAAAGAAGAAGCGCGTGAAGTGAGCGGCATTGAAACGATTTTATGGACATCGGATTTTCAGCGCGTATTCAATACCATGATGGTAATGGGAGGTGTGGAGCATGTATACCTGAATACCAACGAACACTATCGTGCCGATGTGCTGGTTGAAAGTCGTGATTCACGATTTATAAAATGGTGCAAAGAAAAATATCCGTTGCATCAGTATACACGGATCGCTCCGTTAATGTCGAAATTGAGGGCGGTGAAGTCGCGCTATGAACTGGAGCAGATGCAGGAAGCCTGCAATATCACTGAAAAAGCTTTCAGACGCATTTTGAAATTTGTGAAACCGGGTGTGAAGGAATATGAAATAGAAGCTGAGTTTGTACATGAGTTTGTCAGAAATGGTTCACGTGGATTTGCCTATGAGCCAATCATTGCTTCAGGTGCAAATTCCTGTGTGCTGCATTACATTGAGAATAATAAAGTTTGCAAATCAGGTGATGTGTTGCTGTTGGATGTTGGTGCGGAGTATGCCAATTATAATGCCGATATGACGCGCACCATTCCGGTTAGCGGAAAATTCACCAAGCGCCAAAAAGATGTGTACAATGCTGTGCTTCAGGTGAAGCGGACTGCATACAAATTACTTCGACCCGGAACGGTTTACTTCGATTATCACAAGGAAGTGCAAAGGGTAATGGAAAGTGAGTTGTTGAAATTGAAACTCATTGATAAAACCGATCTCAAAAATCAAAAACCAGAGCGACCAGTGGTGATGAAATATTTTATGCACGGCACCGGCCATCATTTGGGGCTTGATGTACACGACACCGGCAACATGTTCGATAAGATGAAAGAGGGGATGGTGTGGACGGTGGAGCCCGGTATTTATATCAAGGAAGAAGGATTGGGTATACGCCTGGAGAACAATGTGGTGATAACCAAAAGCGGAGTTCAGGATTTGATGAAAAATATTCCCATTGAAGCGGACGAGATTGAGGACTTAATGAATTCGAAATAA
- a CDS encoding DUF4198 domain-containing protein, whose translation MIRKFTLAFLLVSLASLLVQAHEFWMQPDRFVYQVGEVAKINFMVGENFVGERWKVNAQRFLRFDHHAGSYSEGLIEQLNTGEGNNLEVKLAKEGSHLFAMQSTNAFIELEADKFNEYLKEDGLEDILAFRQKNNQMEKPAKEYYARCTKLLLKAGAKSDDTYKKVIGLPLEIVPENDPYRAKTGDHLSFKVLFEGKPLPFTMVKVWNRKDGTTFMQNIYTKKDGTIDTRLSNTGSWMVSCVKMVPSREEGAEWQSYWASYVFGY comes from the coding sequence ATGATCCGTAAATTCACACTTGCTTTTTTATTGGTAAGCTTAGCTTCGTTGCTGGTTCAGGCTCATGAATTCTGGATGCAGCCGGATAGGTTCGTCTATCAGGTTGGCGAGGTTGCCAAAATAAATTTCATGGTGGGCGAGAATTTTGTCGGGGAACGCTGGAAGGTAAACGCGCAACGGTTCCTTCGGTTTGATCATCATGCCGGATCATACAGTGAAGGTTTGATTGAGCAACTGAATACCGGTGAAGGAAACAATCTTGAAGTTAAGCTGGCAAAAGAGGGCTCGCATTTGTTTGCCATGCAGTCGACCAATGCATTTATTGAACTGGAGGCGGACAAGTTTAACGAATACCTGAAGGAAGACGGGCTCGAAGATATTCTGGCCTTTAGGCAGAAGAACAACCAGATGGAGAAACCTGCAAAGGAGTACTATGCCCGGTGTACCAAGTTGTTGTTGAAGGCGGGTGCAAAATCGGATGATACCTATAAGAAAGTGATCGGTCTTCCACTTGAAATTGTGCCTGAGAATGATCCGTATCGCGCCAAGACTGGCGACCACTTATCCTTTAAGGTGTTGTTTGAAGGCAAGCCTTTACCCTTTACCATGGTGAAGGTGTGGAACCGAAAAGACGGCACCACGTTCATGCAAAATATCTACACTAAAAAAGATGGCACCATCGATACTCGGTTAAGCAACACCGGTTCATGGATGGTGAGTTGTGTGAAGATGGTACCTTCACGGGAGGAAGGGGCCGAGTGGCAGAGTTATTGGGCAAGTTATGTTTTTGGTTATTAG
- a CDS encoding Rid family hydrolase codes for MSQSIHSDKAPDPVGLYPHARKVGNLLFLSGVGPRKKGSKEIPGVTLDEAGNIVSYDIAEQCHSVFQNVRFILEASGSRWENLVDVTVFLTNMKDDFKTFNKIYAEYFKDNQPCRTTVEVNALPTPIAIELKCIAVVDPVQ; via the coding sequence ATGAGTCAATCAATTCATTCCGATAAAGCCCCCGATCCCGTTGGTCTCTACCCCCACGCCCGTAAGGTTGGCAACCTGTTGTTTCTTTCTGGCGTTGGGCCACGGAAAAAGGGCTCAAAAGAAATTCCCGGTGTAACGCTAGATGAAGCGGGTAACATTGTTTCCTACGACATAGCCGAACAGTGCCATTCAGTTTTTCAAAACGTGCGGTTTATTCTGGAGGCTTCCGGCTCGCGATGGGAGAACCTGGTAGACGTTACCGTGTTTCTCACCAACATGAAGGATGACTTCAAAACCTTCAATAAAATCTATGCTGAGTACTTTAAAGACAATCAGCCTTGCCGTACAACCGTGGAGGTAAATGCCCTGCCTACCCCCATAGCCATCGAATTGAAGTGCATTGCCGTTGTTGACCCGGTTCAATAA
- a CDS encoding iron-sulfur cluster assembly accessory protein: protein MISVTDKAKEKIIELRTKEGKSTNPNIRVSVKGGGCSGLMYDLNFDESIQPADQVFEDKGVKILVDKKSLLYLLGTTLDFSDGLNGKGFQFINPNASRTCGCGESFSV, encoded by the coding sequence ATGATCAGCGTTACCGATAAAGCAAAAGAAAAGATCATTGAACTTCGTACCAAGGAAGGAAAATCGACCAACCCGAATATTCGTGTCTCGGTAAAAGGTGGTGGCTGTTCCGGTTTGATGTATGACCTGAATTTCGATGAAAGCATTCAACCTGCCGATCAGGTTTTTGAAGATAAAGGCGTAAAAATTCTGGTAGACAAAAAGAGTTTACTATACCTCTTAGGCACTACGCTCGATTTTTCAGATGGCTTGAACGGAAAGGGATTTCAGTTCATCAATCCGAATGCCTCGCGGACCTGCGGCTGCGGAGAAAGCTTCTCCGTGTAG
- the mce gene encoding methylmalonyl-CoA epimerase translates to MEKLEHIGIAVKNLAEANALFARLLGKEHYKIETVESEGVRTSFFELNGVKIELLEATRPDSPIAKYIEKRGEGIHHLAFAVADVRKSMEHYKQDGFELINPEPKKGADNKEICFLHPKSTNGVLVELCQDITGS, encoded by the coding sequence ATGGAAAAACTCGAGCATATCGGCATTGCGGTTAAAAATCTGGCGGAAGCCAATGCCTTGTTTGCCCGGCTGCTGGGAAAGGAACATTATAAGATTGAAACAGTAGAATCTGAGGGGGTTCGCACCTCATTTTTTGAGCTTAACGGTGTGAAGATTGAATTACTGGAGGCCACCCGCCCCGATTCACCCATTGCAAAATATATCGAGAAGCGAGGCGAAGGCATTCACCATCTGGCGTTTGCGGTGGCAGATGTGCGCAAGAGCATGGAGCATTATAAGCAGGATGGTTTTGAGCTGATTAATCCCGAACCAAAAAAGGGAGCAGACAACAAGGAAATTTGTTTTCTGCACCCCAAATCAACTAACGGAGTTTTGGTAGAACTCTGTCAGGATATTACCGGCTCTTAG
- the thiL gene encoding thiamine-phosphate kinase, whose amino-acid sequence MSEKRSEINELGEFGLIDRIASRVSLQNPSSIKGIGDDAAVIDAGNDFVLVSTDLLAEGVHFDLAFTPLQHLGHKAVSVNVSDIAAMNGKAEQVVVSLALSNRFSVEAIDALYEGIRAACTQYKVDLVGGDTTASRAGLIISITVIGRVAKDKVVYRSGAKANDIICVTGDLGAAYAGLQILEREKEVYLSNPDMQPGLEKYEYIVGRQLRPIARTDVVFELDELGVTPTSMIDISDGLASELFHLGKNSKVGTRIFEDKIPIDQVTFETTAMEFKIDPITCALNGGEDYELLFTIPQHDFEKVKNHPDIHMIGYVHEKPNEHIMVTKQGNVVPLRAQGWDHFKPSV is encoded by the coding sequence ATGAGCGAAAAGCGATCGGAAATTAATGAGTTGGGTGAATTTGGTCTGATCGACCGGATTGCCAGTCGGGTGTCTCTTCAAAACCCATCTTCTATAAAAGGAATTGGCGATGACGCAGCCGTGATTGATGCCGGCAACGATTTTGTGCTGGTGTCAACCGATTTGTTGGCAGAAGGTGTGCATTTTGATCTCGCATTCACTCCGCTTCAGCACTTGGGGCACAAGGCAGTTTCGGTAAATGTTTCCGACATCGCAGCGATGAATGGAAAAGCGGAACAGGTTGTTGTTTCGCTAGCATTGAGTAATCGTTTTTCTGTTGAAGCAATTGATGCCTTGTATGAAGGCATTCGTGCAGCTTGCACACAGTATAAAGTTGACCTGGTTGGTGGTGATACAACGGCCTCACGAGCAGGGCTGATCATTTCCATTACGGTAATCGGTCGTGTGGCAAAAGATAAAGTGGTTTATCGTTCGGGTGCGAAGGCTAATGATATTATTTGTGTTACCGGAGATTTGGGTGCTGCCTATGCCGGACTCCAGATTTTAGAACGGGAGAAAGAAGTTTATCTGTCAAACCCCGACATGCAACCGGGACTTGAAAAGTATGAATACATTGTTGGTCGGCAATTAAGACCGATTGCCCGCACCGATGTTGTTTTTGAATTGGATGAGTTGGGTGTTACCCCTACTTCCATGATTGATATTTCCGATGGACTTGCTTCGGAGTTATTTCACCTCGGAAAAAATTCAAAAGTAGGTACACGCATTTTTGAAGATAAGATTCCGATTGATCAGGTTACATTTGAAACCACCGCGATGGAGTTTAAGATCGACCCCATTACCTGTGCGCTTAATGGCGGTGAAGATTATGAATTGCTGTTTACCATTCCGCAGCACGATTTTGAAAAGGTCAAAAACCATCCCGATATCCACATGATTGGATATGTACACGAAAAGCCGAATGAACACATTATGGTTACGAAGCAAGGTAATGTGGTGCCACTACGGGCACAAGGTTGGGATCATTTCAAACCTTCAGTCTGA
- a CDS encoding ATP-binding protein, with protein MRFCLNYIAFIFLILLPGSLHAQILPEQLVFEQLTIPGTIRSSEIVDVLQDPEGTIWVAADGLFQYDGLTFTRYANLPDSGSIGGREINRLFYDPIKRRLLIATRNYGIVEYSYHTNALRKLPARDGLPIVNELAQMPDGVIWTTTFNSGLFYLENDTLKKFTYPHVNTNTATSLIVHHDQLLVGDLRKVFFLKEKKVIDSVYISWPNTEFTVYGRVTAMEIDNKNRLYLGTEKQGALIYDLDNKRFTKYFAPDTSPFYNRINNIFIDQNQLVWILTKSGGLAVYSATEDRFLPAVRNPLSSSSLSGDNCTSIFEDKTGIIWIGATGALNKYDPTKIKFQHITNDPLNNNSLSDKMVRGIYEADNGDLLIGTDGGFVNQINRKTSTVIRHRIKLPEVEKPCVPMYFHDLDANTILIASSVGLVAMDKRNYTFSWYKPLQADFSNKMTRQIIQRSQKLYILATGALFVYDLKTQQISKYSNFSSDPQKRAINATALYLDNEERIWVGVQGGVSIVNDDLTFTYYPIEKNPVRPDGSYFMVLSIEEIDNKLWIGTFNSGLWQLDMGKLNSPEEAIKRIDIPELNTNTIYASIPDEDNNVWISTNQGILKFERESRSVTQFAVSEGVQDLEFNRLAYLKTQQHEIVFGGINGLNIFDPKKITTGYASVKPVILNAYGLKDTQHAFHINLRQSSSLKLQHNQNQVSFSILVPNYQQPSTHITEYILENHDTQWNVSQSNTITYNNLKPGKYTFRIRTKFRGEVTESDSMGVEIGYPFWQTWWFISLSIVAVGLATYSSIKAYAAKTRRDKERLEQLLKERTAEIEKSREELEVLNQKKDLIFSILSHDLRSPLTTLKGFLSIIIENVEALPKEAIKKHAKSIRNSVSSSLDLIDNTLFWSMSQTGTITYTPSTFSLTETLQKIHSLYELTAEKKRINFELSVHEEITIFGDENMLYVALRNVVSNALKFTTEGKLVKIQATANHQHAIIKITDEGIGMSRQYIEKLMADEQTSLKVGTANEKGTGLGLILCKNFVQLNKGTLHIESHENTGTEFTIRLPLNLPDQTEGLK; from the coding sequence ATGCGCTTTTGTCTGAATTATATTGCGTTCATCTTCCTCATTCTACTGCCAGGTAGTCTGCATGCGCAGATTTTACCCGAACAACTTGTTTTTGAACAACTCACCATTCCAGGCACCATTCGGTCCTCTGAAATTGTTGATGTGCTTCAGGATCCGGAGGGTACCATTTGGGTGGCGGCTGACGGACTTTTTCAATATGATGGCTTAACCTTTACCCGGTATGCCAACTTACCCGATTCTGGCTCAATTGGTGGTCGCGAAATCAACCGACTTTTCTATGATCCGATTAAAAGACGCTTGCTGATTGCCACCCGAAACTATGGCATAGTGGAGTACAGTTACCATACAAACGCTCTACGAAAATTACCGGCCCGCGATGGATTACCCATTGTAAATGAACTCGCACAAATGCCCGATGGCGTAATATGGACAACCACCTTTAACAGCGGACTTTTCTACCTTGAAAATGATACGCTGAAGAAATTCACATATCCACACGTTAATACGAATACAGCAACATCATTGATTGTACATCATGATCAATTGCTGGTAGGTGATTTACGTAAAGTATTTTTCTTGAAAGAAAAGAAAGTGATTGACTCGGTATACATATCCTGGCCAAACACTGAATTTACTGTTTACGGTCGCGTTACGGCTATGGAAATTGACAACAAGAACAGACTATACCTTGGCACAGAAAAGCAAGGAGCCCTCATTTATGACCTGGATAATAAACGCTTTACCAAATACTTTGCTCCCGATACAAGTCCATTCTATAATCGCATCAACAACATTTTTATAGATCAAAATCAATTGGTGTGGATTTTAACCAAGTCGGGCGGGTTAGCGGTCTACAGCGCAACCGAAGACAGGTTTTTGCCTGCTGTTCGTAATCCCCTCTCCTCCTCTTCGTTAAGCGGTGATAATTGCACATCCATTTTTGAAGACAAAACCGGAATCATCTGGATAGGGGCCACGGGCGCGCTCAATAAATACGATCCCACAAAAATAAAATTTCAGCACATCACCAATGATCCGCTTAATAACAACTCACTATCCGATAAGATGGTTCGTGGGATTTATGAAGCAGACAATGGCGACTTATTAATCGGCACTGATGGTGGATTTGTAAACCAGATCAACCGAAAAACCTCTACCGTTATCCGGCACCGGATAAAACTTCCGGAAGTGGAAAAACCTTGTGTGCCCATGTACTTCCATGACCTGGATGCAAACACCATACTCATTGCCTCATCCGTTGGCCTTGTAGCGATGGATAAAAGAAACTATACCTTTTCGTGGTATAAACCCTTGCAAGCCGATTTTTCAAATAAAATGACCCGGCAAATTATCCAGCGTAGTCAAAAACTATACATCCTTGCTACGGGAGCACTATTTGTTTATGATCTGAAGACTCAACAAATTTCCAAATACAGTAATTTTTCAAGTGATCCACAAAAACGCGCCATAAATGCTACAGCTCTTTATCTGGATAACGAAGAAAGAATTTGGGTGGGTGTTCAGGGAGGTGTTTCGATTGTGAATGATGATTTAACTTTTACGTATTATCCCATCGAAAAAAATCCGGTTCGCCCGGATGGATCCTACTTCATGGTTTTATCCATTGAGGAAATTGACAACAAACTTTGGATTGGCACATTCAACTCTGGTTTATGGCAGCTTGACATGGGTAAGTTAAATTCTCCGGAAGAAGCCATTAAACGAATTGACATTCCCGAGCTTAATACCAACACCATTTACGCCAGCATTCCGGATGAAGATAATAATGTTTGGATTAGTACCAACCAGGGAATTTTAAAGTTTGAACGAGAAAGTCGTAGCGTTACACAATTTGCCGTTAGCGAAGGGGTGCAGGACCTGGAATTCAACCGCCTCGCATACCTAAAAACACAACAGCATGAGATTGTATTTGGTGGAATTAATGGCTTGAACATCTTTGATCCGAAAAAAATAACAACAGGCTACGCATCGGTTAAACCTGTAATTCTCAATGCGTACGGACTTAAAGATACACAACATGCATTCCATATTAATCTCCGGCAGTCGTCATCGCTGAAACTGCAACACAACCAAAATCAGGTTTCATTCAGCATACTTGTACCCAACTATCAGCAACCCTCAACGCACATCACAGAATACATACTAGAGAACCATGACACGCAATGGAATGTTAGTCAGTCAAACACAATAACCTATAACAATTTAAAGCCCGGAAAGTATACGTTCCGCATCCGCACAAAATTCAGGGGCGAGGTTACTGAGTCCGATTCGATGGGCGTTGAAATTGGATATCCCTTTTGGCAAACCTGGTGGTTTATTTCGCTTTCGATTGTGGCCGTAGGCCTCGCTACATACTCCAGCATAAAAGCATACGCTGCAAAAACCAGGCGCGACAAAGAGCGCCTTGAACAACTATTAAAGGAACGTACAGCTGAAATCGAAAAATCGCGTGAAGAACTGGAAGTATTGAATCAAAAAAAGGATTTGATTTTCTCCATTCTCTCGCACGATCTCCGCTCACCACTCACCACGCTAAAAGGATTCTTGTCGATTATCATTGAGAACGTAGAAGCGTTACCCAAAGAAGCCATTAAGAAGCACGCCAAAAGCATCCGCAACTCCGTAAGTAGTTCACTTGATCTCATCGACAATACCTTGTTCTGGTCAATGTCGCAAACGGGTACCATCACCTATACACCTTCAACATTTTCACTTACTGAAACGCTGCAAAAAATCCATTCACTATACGAACTCACAGCAGAAAAGAAGCGAATCAACTTTGAACTTTCAGTACATGAAGAGATCACGATATTTGGTGATGAGAACATGCTGTACGTTGCGCTCAGAAATGTGGTTTCCAATGCATTGAAATTTACCACAGAAGGGAAACTGGTTAAGATACAGGCCACCGCCAACCATCAACACGCCATCATTAAAATTACTGATGAAGGCATTGGCATGAGCCGGCAATACATTGAAAAGCTTATGGCCGATGAGCAAACCTCATTGAAAGTGGGAACCGCTAATGAAAAAGGTACCGGCCTCGGATTAATCTTATGTAAAAACTTTGTTCAGCTTAACAAAGGCACGTTGCACATTGAAAGCCATGAAAATACCGGTACAGAATTTACCATCCGGTTACCGCTAAATCTACCCGATCAGACTGAAGGTTTGAAATGA
- a CDS encoding glycosyl hydrolase: MRLIILFLMFALCLSVYGQPSSESEIQASFETRKKLAEQSILRNYPVRNIGPTVQGGRIVDIEVNLKNTHEYYLGFASGGIFKTENNGITFNPIFDEVDAMGIGDFALSQSDPKILYVGTGEKNSSRSSYAGSGMYKSTDGGKTWQHIGLTGTQHVSRVLIHPQDNNTVWVAAIGALYSKNAERGVFKTTDGGQTWKKTLFVNDSTGIIDLVINPTNPNQLLASSWERSRKAWDFKEGGEGSSIYKSDDGGESWYKSVAGFPQGAQVGRIGLDVSAANPAVVYAILDNQGEVPQADQPATASGQLKSEDFKNMTKDAFSKLDDKKLDEFLRNNRFPQKYDAKKVKKDVGDGKYVPAALYEYLGGDANANLFNKKIIGAEVYRSDDNGTTWKKMNSYDLDGVFFTYGYYFAEMRVDPSNADKVYIYGVPLLKSNDGGVTWNHLDTLRGEQNIHVDHHALWVNPTNGKHMLLGNDGGLYVSYDEGAYWQHINNMPVGQFYTVNVDMETPYNVYGGLQDNGVLKGSARSVPNVSKHWERIGGGDGMYVAADPRNSKLVYWGFQFGNYFRVEPGKPGARITPRNDVGEATYRWNWCTPLQLSKHNPDIVYMAAQKVFRSLNKGETWESISDDLTKNLKQGDVPFSTISALEESPLKFGLLYAGTDDGNLWVTKNGGGSWEKIVSGLPQNRWVSSISPSPHDEATVYVSLNGYRNDDFKTYLYLSSDYGKTWKSVKGNLPESVANVIIQDPVQPSLLYCGLDNGTYVSLDNGNVWHYLTGALNVASYDMMVHPRENELVVGTHGRSIFVADVKPLQSLKDAGKAIMAFAPQSIRHSERWGQKQYPWAEANEPKVNVLYYVGKAAPTVAVEIYDEKKNLVRKLTTSGSAGFQTFTWDVKVNEAVAAPAKGKGKSKATAPTEPTLKYAGKGKYTIKFVNGNEVSEVSMEIR; this comes from the coding sequence ATGAGATTAATTATACTGTTTTTGATGTTTGCCCTATGCCTGTCGGTGTATGGTCAACCTTCCTCTGAAAGTGAAATTCAGGCCTCCTTCGAAACCCGTAAAAAGCTGGCCGAACAATCTATATTAAGGAATTATCCTGTACGCAATATCGGGCCAACGGTACAAGGTGGCCGTATTGTGGATATTGAGGTAAACCTGAAAAACACGCATGAATACTACCTCGGCTTTGCCTCAGGCGGAATTTTCAAAACAGAGAACAACGGCATAACCTTTAATCCCATTTTTGATGAAGTGGATGCGATGGGCATTGGCGATTTTGCCTTGTCGCAATCTGATCCAAAAATTTTATATGTGGGTACAGGTGAAAAGAACAGTAGCCGTTCCAGCTATGCCGGTAGTGGTATGTACAAAAGCACAGATGGCGGGAAAACCTGGCAACATATTGGTCTGACCGGAACACAACATGTCAGCCGCGTACTCATTCATCCGCAGGATAACAACACCGTGTGGGTGGCGGCTATAGGTGCGTTGTATTCAAAAAATGCTGAGCGTGGTGTTTTCAAAACTACCGATGGTGGACAAACCTGGAAGAAAACACTTTTTGTAAACGACAGCACCGGTATTATTGATCTGGTTATTAACCCAACCAATCCGAATCAGTTGTTGGCATCCTCGTGGGAGCGTTCGCGTAAAGCGTGGGATTTTAAAGAAGGCGGTGAAGGTTCTTCTATTTACAAATCGGATGATGGCGGTGAAAGCTGGTATAAATCGGTGGCGGGTTTTCCGCAAGGTGCACAAGTGGGGCGCATCGGGTTAGATGTTTCAGCTGCAAATCCAGCAGTGGTGTACGCCATTCTGGACAATCAAGGCGAAGTGCCGCAAGCCGATCAGCCTGCTACGGCCAGCGGTCAGTTAAAGTCGGAAGATTTTAAGAATATGACCAAAGATGCTTTTTCGAAACTGGATGATAAAAAGCTGGATGAATTTCTGCGCAATAACCGCTTTCCGCAAAAGTACGATGCTAAGAAAGTGAAGAAAGATGTTGGTGATGGAAAATATGTTCCCGCAGCGTTGTACGAATACCTGGGTGGGGATGCTAACGCTAACCTGTTCAACAAAAAAATTATTGGCGCAGAAGTTTATCGTTCGGATGACAACGGTACTACATGGAAAAAGATGAACAGCTACGACCTGGATGGTGTGTTCTTTACATACGGGTACTACTTCGCGGAAATGCGGGTTGATCCCTCCAATGCCGACAAGGTCTATATCTATGGTGTGCCGTTACTCAAATCAAATGATGGTGGCGTTACCTGGAATCATTTAGATACCCTGCGAGGCGAACAGAACATTCATGTGGATCATCATGCATTATGGGTGAACCCCACCAATGGAAAGCACATGCTACTGGGTAATGATGGTGGTTTGTATGTGAGCTACGATGAAGGCGCGTACTGGCAACACATAAATAATATGCCGGTAGGTCAGTTTTACACCGTGAATGTAGATATGGAAACACCCTACAATGTGTATGGTGGATTACAAGACAATGGAGTACTGAAAGGTTCAGCGCGATCTGTGCCCAATGTGAGCAAACACTGGGAAAGAATTGGTGGAGGCGATGGCATGTACGTAGCGGCCGATCCACGCAACAGTAAGTTGGTATATTGGGGTTTTCAGTTTGGTAATTATTTCCGTGTTGAACCTGGGAAACCTGGAGCGCGCATTACCCCGCGTAACGATGTAGGTGAAGCGACTTATCGTTGGAACTGGTGCACGCCTTTGCAACTGAGCAAACACAATCCGGATATTGTGTACATGGCAGCACAAAAAGTATTCAGGAGTTTAAATAAAGGAGAGACCTGGGAGAGCATCAGCGATGATCTTACCAAAAATTTAAAGCAAGGTGATGTGCCTTTCTCCACCATCAGTGCGTTGGAGGAATCTCCGTTAAAATTCGGATTGCTGTATGCCGGTACGGATGATGGAAACCTGTGGGTAACTAAAAATGGCGGAGGCAGTTGGGAAAAAATTGTTTCTGGATTGCCGCAAAACCGGTGGGTGAGTTCCATTTCCCCATCACCACACGATGAGGCAACGGTTTACGTGTCACTGAATGGCTATCGCAACGATGATTTCAAAACCTACCTGTACCTGAGTTCCGATTACGGCAAAACCTGGAAGAGTGTAAAAGGAAATTTACCGGAGTCGGTAGCGAACGTAATTATCCAAGATCCGGTTCAACCCAGTTTACTGTACTGTGGATTAGATAACGGAACGTATGTGAGTTTGGATAATGGTAATGTGTGGCACTATTTAACCGGAGCACTTAACGTAGCTTCCTACGATATGATGGTGCATCCGCGTGAAAATGAACTGGTGGTAGGTACACATGGGCGCAGTATTTTTGTTGCGGATGTTAAACCGCTTCAATCGCTGAAAGATGCAGGCAAAGCCATTATGGCATTTGCGCCACAAAGTATACGCCACAGCGAGCGCTGGGGACAAAAGCAATACCCATGGGCAGAGGCCAATGAGCCAAAAGTGAATGTGTTGTATTATGTTGGAAAAGCAGCGCCTACAGTTGCTGTAGAAATATACGATGAAAAGAAAAACCTCGTACGTAAGCTTACCACATCGGGTTCAGCTGGATTTCAAACATTCACCTGGGATGTAAAAGTCAATGAAGCGGTTGCTGCCCCTGCAAAAGGCAAAGGAAAGTCGAAAGCTACTGCCCCAACAGAACCAACCTTGAAATATGCTGGCAAAGGCAAGTACACGATTAAGTTTGTGAATGGAAATGAGGTAAGCGAAGTCTCAATGGAAATAAGATAA